In one Trichlorobacter lovleyi SZ genomic region, the following are encoded:
- the pta gene encoding phosphate acetyltransferase has translation MHLVDQIKQKAQKNLQTVVLPESYDERMLYAAEKIVAEGLAKLVILGDPAKIQAEAAAKGINLAGVELLNPADSPKLDQYIADFVELRKSKGMTAEEAKKLLTADDNLYYAGMMVRNGDAGGEVAGATGTTGNVLKAAFQTVGPAAGIKTVSSFFLMITKTPSFGENGIILFADCAVNPNPDAQALAEIAVATAGNCKAFLDVEARVGMLSFSTKGSAAHADVDKVTKAAEIAKTIKPDIQIDGELQADAALLPKVGEKKAPGSPVAGKANVLIFPDLDAGNIAYKLVERVAGAEAVGPIIQGLAKPVNDLSRGCSVDDIVNVVAITAVQAGA, from the coding sequence ATGCATCTTGTTGACCAGATTAAGCAGAAGGCACAGAAGAATCTGCAGACTGTGGTACTGCCGGAAAGTTACGATGAACGGATGCTGTATGCCGCTGAAAAAATTGTTGCCGAGGGGCTGGCAAAGCTGGTGATTCTGGGCGACCCTGCCAAGATCCAGGCCGAAGCCGCTGCCAAGGGGATCAATCTGGCCGGTGTGGAACTGCTGAACCCGGCCGATTCCCCCAAGCTTGACCAGTACATCGCAGACTTTGTTGAACTGCGCAAATCAAAGGGAATGACCGCTGAAGAGGCAAAGAAGCTGCTGACTGCCGATGACAACCTGTACTATGCCGGCATGATGGTACGCAACGGTGACGCTGGCGGTGAAGTGGCCGGTGCCACCGGCACCACCGGCAATGTGCTGAAGGCGGCCTTCCAGACCGTGGGGCCTGCTGCCGGGATCAAGACGGTATCATCCTTCTTCCTGATGATCACCAAGACTCCTTCCTTCGGTGAAAACGGCATCATCCTGTTTGCCGACTGTGCCGTGAACCCCAACCCGGACGCCCAGGCCCTGGCCGAGATCGCCGTTGCCACGGCCGGCAACTGCAAGGCCTTTCTGGATGTTGAGGCTCGGGTGGGCATGCTCTCCTTCTCCACCAAGGGCAGCGCGGCCCATGCCGATGTGGACAAGGTCACCAAGGCAGCCGAAATTGCCAAGACCATCAAGCCTGATATCCAGATCGATGGCGAGCTGCAGGCTGATGCCGCCCTGCTGCCCAAGGTTGGCGAGAAAAAGGCACCGGGCAGCCCGGTGGCAGGCAAGGCCAACGTGCTGATCTTCCCTGACCTGGATGCCGGTAACATCGCCTACAAGCTGGTGGAGCGGGTGGCTGGTGCCGAAGCGGTCGGTCCGATCATCCAGGGCCTGGCCAAGCCGGTCAATGACCTTTCCCGCGGCTGTTCGGTCGACGATATTGTGAATGTCGTAGCAATCACGGCGGTTCAGGCCGGTGCGTAA
- the trpB gene encoding tryptophan synthase subunit beta, translating into MKQPDKHGHFGIHGGRYVPETLMPALKELEEAYAHYKNDREFKQEFQYYLREYVGRPSPLYFAEKLTKQLGGAKIYLKREDLNHTGAHKVNNTIGQGLLAKRMKKERVIAETGAGQHGVATATIAALFGMQCEVFMGAEDIRRQALNVFRMKLLGATVNPVTAGTATLKDAMNEALRDWVTNIRTTFYVIGTVAGPHPYPVMVRDFQSVIGIEAKKQHKKVEGRLPDALVACVGGGSNAMGLFYPFLKDSGVRLIGVEAAGHGIASGAHAAPLCAGRPGILHGQRSYLLQDTHGQVANAHSISAGLDYPGVGPEHAWLKDTGRAEYVSITDDEALEAFQRLTREEGIMPALESSHAIAHTLKLAPGMSKDQTIVVCLSGRGDKDIHTVADALGVKF; encoded by the coding sequence ATGAAACAACCCGATAAACACGGCCACTTCGGTATCCACGGCGGACGCTATGTGCCTGAAACCCTGATGCCTGCCCTGAAGGAGCTGGAAGAGGCCTATGCTCACTATAAGAATGACCGCGAATTTAAGCAGGAGTTTCAGTACTACCTGCGGGAATATGTGGGCCGTCCTTCGCCGCTCTACTTTGCCGAGAAACTGACCAAACAGCTTGGCGGCGCGAAGATCTACCTGAAGCGTGAAGACCTGAACCATACCGGAGCCCACAAGGTCAACAACACCATCGGCCAGGGACTGCTTGCCAAACGGATGAAAAAAGAGCGGGTGATCGCCGAGACCGGTGCCGGTCAGCACGGCGTGGCCACCGCCACCATTGCCGCCCTGTTCGGCATGCAGTGCGAGGTGTTCATGGGTGCTGAGGATATCCGGCGTCAGGCACTGAACGTCTTCCGGATGAAGCTGCTGGGGGCCACCGTCAATCCGGTGACTGCCGGCACTGCCACCCTCAAGGATGCCATGAACGAGGCGCTGCGGGACTGGGTTACCAACATCCGTACCACGTTTTATGTGATCGGCACCGTAGCCGGTCCCCATCCCTACCCGGTGATGGTGCGTGACTTTCAGTCGGTGATCGGCATTGAGGCCAAGAAGCAGCACAAGAAGGTCGAAGGCCGCCTGCCGGATGCCCTGGTGGCCTGCGTTGGCGGCGGCAGTAACGCCATGGGGCTGTTCTACCCCTTCCTGAAGGATAGCGGCGTCCGCCTGATCGGTGTTGAGGCAGCCGGGCACGGCATTGCCTCCGGTGCCCATGCGGCGCCACTCTGCGCCGGTCGCCCCGGTATCCTGCATGGTCAGCGCAGCTACCTGCTGCAGGACACCCACGGACAGGTCGCCAATGCCCACTCCATTTCCGCCGGCCTGGACTACCCCGGCGTCGGCCCGGAACATGCCTGGCTCAAGGACACCGGCCGGGCCGAGTATGTCTCGATCACCGACGATGAGGCACTGGAGGCGTTCCAGCGTCTGACCCGTGAAGAAGGGATCATGCCGGCCCTGGAATCCTCCCACGCCATCGCCCACACCCTCAAACTGGCTCCCGGCATGTCCAAGGACCAGACCATTGTGGTCTGTCTCTCAGGTCGTGGCGACAAGGATATCCATACCGTTGCCGATGCCTTGGGCGTAAAATTTTAA
- a CDS encoding phosphoribosylanthranilate isomerase gives MIKVKICGITSPEDALTAVEAGADALGFVFYKESPRHIFPEEAARIINLLPPFVQAVGLFVNEAPEIVNQVSRNCRLGLVQLHGDETPDYCRKIEQRVMKAFRVRSLTCLDPIADYRMSGCLLDAYSPSFYGGTGKSFNWEIAREAMTRGHRIVLAGGLTPDNVAEAIRQVRPYAVDVSSGVESAPGRKDADKVREFIRNAKEAL, from the coding sequence ATGATCAAAGTAAAAATCTGTGGCATAACCAGCCCCGAGGATGCCCTGACCGCCGTTGAAGCGGGCGCGGATGCCTTGGGGTTTGTCTTTTACAAGGAATCCCCCCGCCATATCTTCCCTGAAGAGGCGGCCCGGATCATCAACCTGCTGCCCCCCTTTGTGCAGGCAGTGGGGCTGTTCGTGAACGAGGCGCCGGAAATCGTCAACCAGGTCAGCCGCAACTGCAGGCTGGGACTGGTGCAGTTGCATGGCGACGAGACACCGGACTACTGCAGAAAGATTGAGCAGCGGGTCATGAAGGCCTTTCGGGTCCGTTCCCTGACCTGTCTTGATCCGATCGCCGACTACCGTATGTCCGGTTGCCTGCTGGATGCCTATTCACCCTCATTCTATGGCGGCACCGGCAAGAGCTTTAACTGGGAGATCGCCCGTGAGGCGATGACACGTGGCCACCGGATTGTACTGGCGGGCGGGCTGACCCCGGACAACGTGGCTGAGGCGATCCGCCAGGTACGTCCCTATGCCGTTGATGTCTCCAGCGGCGTGGAATCAGCACCCGGCAGAAAAGATGCAGACAAGGTACGAGAGTTTATACGCAATGCAAAGGAAGCCTTATAA
- a CDS encoding TrpB-like pyridoxal phosphate-dependent enzyme yields the protein MQTKIILPEDKLPTQWYNIIPDLPGPLAPVISPRTGEPVTPEELLAIFPPAILEQEMSNQRWIDIPEQVRDIYTMWRPSPMFRAHRLEKALGTPAKIYYKYEGVSPAGSHKPNSAIPQAFYNKQAGIKRLATETGAGQWGSSLSLACSLFGLECTVYMVKVSYFQKPYRKSMMQMWGATVYPSPSEMTEAGRAALAENPDSNGSLGLAISEAVEDAATHNDTNYALGSVLNHVCMHQTVIGLEALEQFKMVGDYPDVVIACCGGGSNFAGLAFPFLSEKANGKKVRCLAVEPASCPTLTKGVYDFDYGDTAKLGPIAKMYTLGHDFMPPGIHAGGLRYHGESPLVSQLYAAGLIEARSLMQTACFEGALLFAKNEGIVPAPESSHAVRAAIDEALLAKEEGKERTILFNLSGHGFMDMTAYDNYLAGNLEDYEYPAEMVQESLKHLPKVKL from the coding sequence ATGCAGACAAAGATAATTTTGCCCGAGGATAAACTCCCCACCCAATGGTACAACATCATCCCTGACCTGCCAGGTCCGCTGGCACCGGTTATCTCCCCACGTACCGGAGAGCCGGTCACCCCGGAAGAGCTGCTGGCGATCTTTCCGCCTGCCATTCTGGAGCAGGAGATGTCCAATCAGCGCTGGATCGACATCCCTGAGCAGGTGCGTGACATCTATACCATGTGGCGGCCATCCCCGATGTTCCGGGCTCACCGCCTGGAAAAGGCGCTGGGCACGCCGGCCAAGATCTACTACAAGTACGAAGGGGTCTCACCGGCCGGCTCACACAAGCCTAACTCGGCTATCCCCCAGGCCTTTTACAACAAGCAGGCCGGGATCAAGCGGCTGGCCACCGAGACCGGCGCCGGTCAATGGGGCAGTTCCCTGTCACTGGCCTGTTCCCTGTTCGGTCTGGAATGTACGGTCTACATGGTCAAGGTTTCCTACTTCCAGAAGCCGTACCGCAAATCCATGATGCAGATGTGGGGCGCCACGGTGTACCCCTCCCCCTCTGAAATGACCGAGGCAGGCCGCGCTGCTCTGGCCGAAAACCCGGACTCCAACGGCAGCCTCGGACTGGCCATCTCTGAGGCGGTGGAGGATGCCGCTACCCACAATGATACCAACTATGCCCTGGGCAGCGTGCTGAACCATGTCTGCATGCATCAGACCGTGATCGGCCTGGAGGCGCTGGAGCAGTTCAAGATGGTGGGAGACTACCCGGATGTGGTGATCGCCTGCTGCGGCGGCGGCTCCAACTTCGCCGGTCTGGCCTTCCCGTTCCTGTCTGAAAAGGCCAATGGCAAAAAGGTACGCTGCCTGGCGGTGGAACCGGCCTCCTGCCCTACCCTGACCAAAGGTGTCTATGACTTTGACTACGGCGACACCGCCAAGCTGGGACCGATTGCCAAGATGTACACCCTGGGCCATGACTTCATGCCGCCCGGCATCCATGCCGGTGGTCTGCGCTACCACGGCGAGTCTCCGCTGGTTTCCCAACTCTATGCAGCCGGCCTGATCGAGGCCCGTTCCCTGATGCAGACCGCCTGCTTTGAAGGGGCCCTGCTGTTTGCCAAGAACGAGGGGATTGTACCGGCGCCGGAATCATCCCACGCCGTCAGGGCAGCCATTGATGAGGCGCTGCTGGCCAAGGAAGAGGGCAAGGAACGGACCATCCTGTTCAACCTGTCCGGCCACGGCTTCATGGATATGACCGCCTATGACAACTACCTGGCCGGCAACCTGGAAGACTACGAGTATCCGGCAGAGATGGTGCAGGAGTCATTAAAGCATCTGCCGAAGGTGAAACTCTAG
- a CDS encoding homoserine dehydrogenase — MNEIKVGLIGFGNIGAGVVRLLQENAQTVQQKVGSGIILKRIADLDITSDRGVSVDPAMLTTDVNEIFNDPEISIVIELIGGYEPAKTFVLKAIEAGKHVVTANKALLALHGDEIYAAAARKGVEVQFEAAVGGGIPVLSAIKGNLSGNRFSSVFGIMNGTCNYILTRMTQEGADFEDVLKSAMELGYAEPDPTFDIEGVDTAHKLAVLASLCFGTKIDFNAIHTEGITAISGIDIRFAEQFGYRIKLLAIGKLTDDRQLEVRVHPTMIPLRNPLADVNGVFNAIHLTGDFVGPVLFYGRGAGQNPTASAIVGDLVALSRSIAAGVQNRRSAPLGFLDNTITTLPLKPMEEIITSFMLRFTAQDQPGVLAGIAGVLGKNGISIESMVQTARHNGGQAVPIVIKTHEAREGAIRTALAEIDSFDFISEKSRLIRIEDNLE; from the coding sequence ATGAATGAGATCAAGGTTGGCCTGATCGGCTTTGGCAATATCGGTGCAGGCGTGGTCCGGCTGCTGCAGGAGAATGCGCAAACGGTACAACAGAAGGTGGGTAGCGGCATTATCCTGAAACGGATTGCCGACCTGGATATCACCAGTGATCGCGGAGTTTCCGTTGATCCAGCCATGCTGACCACCGATGTGAATGAGATTTTCAATGATCCCGAGATCAGCATCGTGATTGAGCTGATCGGCGGCTATGAACCGGCCAAGACCTTTGTACTGAAGGCGATTGAAGCCGGCAAACATGTGGTCACCGCCAACAAGGCCCTGCTGGCCCTGCATGGTGATGAGATCTACGCCGCTGCCGCCCGTAAAGGTGTTGAGGTCCAGTTTGAGGCAGCGGTAGGGGGCGGCATTCCGGTCCTGTCAGCCATCAAGGGCAATCTGTCCGGCAACCGCTTCAGCTCGGTCTTCGGTATCATGAACGGTACCTGCAACTACATCCTGACCCGCATGACCCAGGAAGGTGCTGATTTTGAGGATGTACTCAAAAGTGCCATGGAACTTGGCTACGCCGAACCGGACCCCACCTTTGACATCGAAGGGGTTGATACGGCCCACAAGCTGGCGGTGCTGGCCTCGCTCTGTTTCGGCACTAAAATCGATTTCAACGCCATTCACACCGAAGGGATCACCGCCATTTCAGGCATTGATATCCGCTTTGCCGAGCAGTTCGGCTACCGGATCAAGCTGCTGGCCATCGGCAAACTGACCGACGACAGGCAACTTGAAGTACGGGTACACCCCACCATGATCCCGCTGCGCAATCCTCTGGCCGACGTGAACGGCGTCTTCAACGCCATCCACCTGACCGGTGACTTTGTCGGACCGGTACTGTTCTACGGCCGGGGAGCGGGCCAAAACCCCACTGCCAGCGCCATTGTGGGAGACCTTGTCGCCCTTTCCCGCAGCATCGCTGCCGGTGTTCAAAACCGCAGATCCGCGCCGTTGGGTTTTCTGGACAACACCATCACCACCCTGCCGCTCAAGCCGATGGAAGAGATCATCACCAGCTTCATGCTGCGCTTTACCGCCCAGGATCAACCGGGCGTACTGGCCGGCATCGCCGGTGTACTGGGTAAAAACGGTATCAGCATTGAATCGATGGTACAGACCGCCCGACACAACGGCGGGCAGGCCGTACCGATTGTGATCAAGACCCACGAAGCCCGCGAAGGGGCGATTCGCACGGCCCTGGCCGAGATCGACAGCTTTGACTTTATCAGCGAGAAGAGCCGCCTGATTCGTATTGAGGACAATCTGGAGTAA
- the nusB gene encoding transcription antitermination factor NusB, which produces MGLRREARELALQMLYAQDTLQGSLRDTLRGFREGVETGERTREFAEALVQGVMEHREAIDQAIVARSKNWALSRMPRVDLNIMRMAAYELMFKRDIPKKVSINEAIEIAKKYGDKESPAFVNGILDELEACPKDEERSDTE; this is translated from the coding sequence ATGGGACTTCGTCGCGAAGCACGTGAACTGGCGCTGCAGATGCTCTACGCACAGGATACCCTGCAGGGCAGCCTGCGGGACACCCTGCGGGGCTTCCGCGAAGGGGTTGAAACCGGGGAGCGGACACGGGAGTTTGCCGAGGCCCTGGTGCAAGGTGTGATGGAGCATCGCGAGGCGATTGATCAGGCCATTGTGGCCCGTTCAAAAAACTGGGCCTTGTCCCGCATGCCGCGGGTTGACCTGAACATCATGCGGATGGCAGCCTATGAACTGATGTTCAAGCGGGACATCCCCAAGAAGGTCAGCATTAACGAGGCGATCGAGATCGCCAAGAAATATGGAGACAAGGAGTCTCCCGCCTTTGTGAACGGCATCCTGGATGAGCTGGAGGCCTGCCCCAAGGATGAGGAGCGGAGTGATACGGAATGA
- the ribH gene encoding 6,7-dimethyl-8-ribityllumazine synthase encodes MPKFIEGNLDAKGLTFGIVVSRFNSFICERLLEGAIDALVRHGANETDITVARIPGAFEIPLAAKTMAASQKFDAVICLGAVIRGSTPHFEYVSSEVSKGVASVSLESGLPIAFGVLTTDTIEQAVERAGTKAGNKGFEAAVTAIETVNVIKAMK; translated from the coding sequence ATGCCCAAGTTTATTGAAGGCAATCTCGACGCAAAAGGCCTGACCTTTGGTATTGTGGTCAGCCGTTTTAACAGTTTTATCTGTGAGCGCCTGCTGGAAGGGGCGATTGATGCCCTGGTGCGTCACGGCGCCAATGAAACCGATATCACCGTGGCACGTATCCCCGGTGCCTTTGAGATTCCCCTGGCAGCCAAGACCATGGCAGCCTCTCAGAAGTTTGATGCCGTGATCTGCCTGGGTGCGGTCATCCGCGGTTCCACCCCCCATTTTGAGTATGTCTCTTCCGAGGTATCCAAAGGGGTTGCGTCGGTCTCTCTGGAAAGCGGACTGCCGATCGCCTTTGGCGTGCTGACCACCGACACCATTGAACAGGCCGTGGAGCGGGCCGGCACCAAGGCGGGCAACAAGGGTTTTGAGGCCGCGGTTACCGCCATTGAGACCGTCAACGTGATTAAGGCGATGAAATAA
- the nifH gene encoding nitrogenase iron protein, with product MRQVAIYGKGGIGKSTTTQNTVAGLASMGKKVLIVGCDPKADSTRLILHAKAQNTVMDLVRELGTVEDLELDAVLKEGYAGIKCVESGGPEPGVGCAGRGVITAINFLEENGAYTDDLDFVFYDVLGDVVCGGFAMPIREGKAEEIYIVTSGEMMAMYAANNISKGILKYASSGKVRLAGLICNARKTDKEFELISALARKLSTQMIHFVPRDNQVQRAELRRMTVIEYSPEHPQAQEYLTLAQKIADNKMLVIPTPLEMEELEELLMEFGIMEAEDESVVGVAEAAA from the coding sequence ATGAGACAGGTAGCAATCTACGGCAAAGGCGGCATCGGCAAATCCACCACCACCCAGAACACCGTGGCAGGGCTGGCATCAATGGGCAAAAAGGTCCTGATCGTCGGCTGCGACCCAAAGGCGGATTCAACCCGTCTGATCCTGCATGCCAAGGCCCAGAATACCGTAATGGATCTGGTTCGCGAGCTGGGTACGGTTGAAGATCTTGAACTTGATGCCGTATTGAAAGAGGGATACGCCGGCATCAAGTGCGTCGAGTCAGGCGGCCCTGAGCCGGGTGTTGGCTGTGCCGGGCGCGGCGTCATCACCGCCATCAACTTTCTGGAAGAAAATGGCGCCTATACCGATGACCTTGATTTTGTTTTCTACGATGTTCTGGGCGACGTTGTCTGCGGCGGGTTTGCCATGCCGATCCGTGAAGGCAAGGCCGAAGAGATCTATATCGTTACCTCCGGTGAAATGATGGCCATGTACGCAGCCAACAATATTTCCAAGGGTATCCTCAAATACGCCTCTTCAGGCAAGGTTCGCCTGGCCGGACTGATCTGCAACGCCCGCAAGACCGACAAGGAGTTCGAACTGATCTCGGCCCTGGCGCGCAAGCTGAGCACCCAGATGATCCACTTTGTTCCCCGTGACAACCAGGTCCAGCGGGCTGAACTGCGCAGAATGACGGTCATCGAATATTCTCCTGAACATCCCCAGGCACAGGAATACCTGACCCTGGCCCAGAAGATTGCCGACAACAAGATGCTGGTCATCCCGACCCCGCTGGAGATGGAGGAGCTGGAAGAGCTGTTGATGGAGTTCGGGATCATGGAGGCCGAAGACGAAAGCGTGGTTGGCGTGGCAGAAGCAGCAGCCTGA